A window from Rhineura floridana isolate rRhiFlo1 chromosome 17, rRhiFlo1.hap2, whole genome shotgun sequence encodes these proteins:
- the ZDHHC4 gene encoding palmitoyltransferase ZDHHC4 yields the protein MDFLILFLLYMLLVLLSIPFVCFYSGRKQSFPSRLATSVTKVFSYVIPSRVQGAVQRVLRRLFHSRNCLFMVLHLVLEALVYGEFSWEVFGYCQELQFSTLFLLFPYFLLTVNVGFFILCSRTNPGTITKSNQALFLHVYAYDGVMFEKGVECSTCKVRKPARSKHCGVCNSCVHRFDHHCVWVNNCIGAFNIRHFLVYLLTLTSMAASIAVLTATFLIQVVILSNMMLGHYTDDQGQEHPVDAFFVIQHLFLTFPRVVFMLGFVTVLSIVLGSYLCFALYLILTNQTSNEWFKSTKYQCSCSEPYSRHGGYKNIYSRGVWGNITEIVTPLMSPEKKKR from the exons ATGGACTTCTtgatcctcttcctcctctacaTGCTTCTGGTTCTGCTGAGCATCCCCTTTGTCTGTTTCTATTCTGGAAGGAAGCAAAGCTTCCCCTCAAGACTTGCCACTTCAGTAACTAAG GTGTTCTCGTATGTAATCCCATCCAGagttcaaggagctgttcagagGGTTCTTCGTAGACTCTTCCATAGCCG AAATTGTTTATTCATGGTCCTGCACTTGGTCTTGGAAGCCTTGGTTTATGGCGAGTTTTCCTGGGAAGTGTTTGGCTACTGCCAGGAACTGCAGTTCAGTAccctctttctcctcttcccttATTTTCTCTTGACCGTGAACGTGGGGTTCTTCATTCTGTGCTCCAGGACAAATCCAG GTACCATAACCAAATCTAACCAGGCTTTGTTTCTCCATGTATATGCCTATGATGGTGTGATGTTTGAGAAAGGTGTTGAGTGCTCCACTTGCAAAGTGAGGAAACCTGCCCGATCCAAGCACTGTG GTGTGTGCAATAGCTGCGTGCATCGTTTTGATCATCACTGCGTTTGGGTCAACAACTGCATTGGTGCCTTCAATATCCGCCATTTCCTGGTCTACCTCCTTACCTTGACCTCCATGGCTGCTTCCATTGCAGTCTTAACAGCCACCTTCCTCATCCAGGTGGTTATTTTGTCAAATATGATGCTGGGACATTACACTGATGACCAAGGCCAAGAGCACCCAGTTGATGCCTTCTTCGTTATTCAG CACCTGTTCCTGACTTTCCCCAGGGTCGTGTTCATGCTGGGCTTTGTCACCGTCCTCTCAATTGTACTGGGCTCCTATTTGTGTTTTGCCCTGTACCTGATCCTGACCAACCAGACAAGCAACGAGTGGTTCAAGTCAACGAAGTATCAGTGTTCATGCTCAGAACCTTACAGCAGACATGGTGGTTACAAAAATATTTACTCCAGAGGCGTCTGGGGCAATATTACAGAAATTGTGACACCCCTTATGAGCCCCGAAAAGAAGAAAAGGTGA